AAAAACACAGAGATGAAGCAGAGAGAATCATTGGCGTTGTTATCATTCGGTTGTGTCGAGGACACATCGAAGGCAAGTACCTTCGTGCAACAGATCAAAAGCCTTGTTGATCTCTCCCAAGCTCAGGTTGTGTGTTATGTACTCATCCACTTTAATCTCCTGCATCATTTGAACGGTCAAGTgttagaaagagaagaagatatcaaGAATTGTGTGCCTTAAAGTGTAAAGTTTTTTACTTACCTTTCTCATATACTTTTCTACGAGCCAAGGCACTTGGGTTCGACTCTTGAAACCACCAAAAGCTGTTCCTTTCCACACACGACCTGTCACGAGTTGGAATGG
This region of Camelina sativa cultivar DH55 unplaced genomic scaffold, Cs unpScaffold09299, whole genome shotgun sequence genomic DNA includes:
- the LOC109131951 gene encoding alcohol dehydrogenase class-3-like, which encodes GWGTSVIVGVAASGQEISTRPFQLVTGRVWKGTAFGGFKSRTQVPWLVEKYMRKEIKVDEYITHNLSLGEINKAFDLLHEGTCLRCVLDTTE